In one window of Armatimonadota bacterium DNA:
- the secD gene encoding protein translocase subunit SecD: protein MQARTRAWLIGIIVLFVACFQIVFEPLRFAPRTDPLRAGEEVAPAATVGPLFIYPPVPTVNLGLDLRGGIHVVLKARSQAVLTYEFAKAIAPEDTDRVEMQGIVAQLLSDIGEVEGIDIATKAVSIRVQAEERTEAERYQELILERLKDGLGKEYGPVEATSLDPIQMTRTMLSQVKDILEQRVNRLGLAETILQTEGSDRIIVKLPGITDPEQALGLIRSTAQLEFRHVPRRYQVAAETEDSGLQRVYFTDEAGRDVPEAQVIAESPVIVRGDQLKPNAYVDHDASGFPYVHFELKPGPEGAEAFHKFTRTHRGQHLAIVLDNRVISAPVVKAAIKTEGIIEGIGTTREAQQLAVLLNSGALPIPLDVEESRTVSATLGKDSLIRSMWAGLVGLIAVLIFMVAYYRLPGLLADLALIIYCLLVLAVLKMFGTTLTLPGIFGIILSIGMAVDANVIIFERLKEELRAQKTLKSAVEAGFNRAWTAILDSNVCSILTALVLIGLTPAAVKGFAVTLLIGVACSLFTAVTITRLFMNMTASTKAASKLSWFGV from the coding sequence ATGCAAGCGCGTACCCGGGCGTGGCTTATCGGCATCATCGTGCTCTTCGTGGCCTGTTTTCAGATCGTTTTCGAGCCGCTGCGGTTCGCTCCGCGCACCGATCCGCTGCGCGCGGGCGAGGAGGTGGCGCCCGCAGCGACGGTCGGGCCGCTGTTCATATATCCCCCGGTGCCGACGGTGAACCTCGGGCTCGACCTGCGCGGCGGCATACATGTGGTGCTGAAGGCACGCAGCCAGGCGGTGCTGACGTACGAGTTTGCCAAGGCGATCGCACCTGAAGACACCGACCGCGTGGAGATGCAAGGGATCGTCGCCCAACTCCTCAGCGACATTGGCGAGGTGGAGGGGATTGACATTGCGACGAAGGCGGTGTCGATCCGCGTCCAGGCTGAGGAGCGCACGGAGGCGGAGCGTTATCAGGAGCTGATCCTCGAGCGGCTGAAGGATGGCCTGGGCAAAGAGTACGGGCCGGTGGAGGCGACGAGCCTGGATCCCATCCAGATGACGCGCACGATGCTGAGCCAGGTCAAGGACATCCTGGAGCAACGAGTGAACAGGCTCGGCCTTGCGGAGACGATTCTGCAGACCGAAGGGAGCGACCGGATCATCGTCAAGCTGCCCGGCATCACGGACCCGGAGCAGGCGCTGGGACTGATTCGGAGCACGGCGCAGCTCGAGTTTCGTCACGTTCCGCGCAGGTACCAGGTGGCTGCGGAGACTGAGGACAGCGGGCTGCAGCGGGTGTACTTCACGGATGAGGCCGGCCGCGACGTGCCGGAGGCGCAGGTGATCGCGGAATCGCCGGTGATCGTGCGCGGCGATCAGCTCAAGCCGAACGCATATGTCGACCATGACGCGTCGGGATTCCCGTACGTGCACTTCGAGCTGAAGCCCGGCCCGGAGGGCGCGGAGGCGTTCCATAAGTTCACGCGCACGCACCGAGGCCAACACCTCGCCATCGTTTTGGACAACAGGGTGATCTCCGCGCCTGTGGTCAAGGCGGCGATCAAGACCGAGGGGATTATCGAGGGCATCGGTACGACGCGGGAGGCGCAGCAGCTCGCGGTGCTGCTCAACTCAGGCGCGCTACCGATTCCACTCGATGTCGAAGAGAGCCGGACGGTGAGCGCGACGCTGGGCAAGGACTCGTTGATCCGCAGCATGTGGGCGGGGCTGGTCGGCCTGATCGCAGTTCTCATTTTCATGGTCGCTTACTACCGGCTGCCGGGGCTGCTGGCGGACCTGGCGCTCATCATCTATTGCCTGCTGGTGCTCGCGGTGCTCAAGATGTTCGGCACGACGCTGACGCTGCCGGGCATTTTCGGAATCATCTTGTCAATCGGCATGGCGGTAGATGCCAACGTCATCATCTTCGAGCGCCTCAAGGAGGAGCTGCGCGCGCAGAAGACGCTGAAGAGCGCCGTCGAGGCCGGCTTCAACCGCGCGTGGACGGCGATCCTCGATTCCAACGTGTGCAGCATTCTGACCGCGCTCGTTCTGATCGGCCTGACCCCGGCGGCGGTCAAGGGCTTCGCGGTGACGCTGCTGATCGGGGTGGCGTGCAGCCTGTTCACCGCGGTGACGATCACCCGGCTGTTCATGAACATGACCGCGAGCACGAAAGCGGCGAGCAAGCTGTCGTGGTTCGGGGTGTGA
- the lysA gene encoding diaminopimelate decarboxylase translates to MLLGTQRINDAGCLEVGGCDTVELARRFGTPLYVMDEACLRDVCRAYRGAFEKHFQDSLVVFAGKAFITLAMCRIADQEGLGLDVSSSGELHTALQADFPPARIVMHGNNKSPAELEMALDARVGRIVVDSEIEIDLLQRLAHARDVVADVLLRATPGIEAHTHHYIQTGQVDSKFGLSIGARQALPAVEHILASPNLRLSGLHCHIGSQLLDLKPFGICVRMMVDFMRDVRDATGHVVAELDLGGGLGTRYRATDRPPSVEDYAATISTALREQCEQHRLPEPRVMAEPGRSIVGEAGLTLYTVGVIKHIPGVRTYASVDGGMSDNPRPALYQAEYEAIVANKASLPANSTVTISGKHCETDTLITDVEVPELAVGDIIAVQTTGAYNYSMASNYNRFPRPAVVLVHDGEADIIVERDTLDDLVGHDRIPPHLERR, encoded by the coding sequence ATGCTTCTCGGAACGCAGAGGATCAATGACGCCGGCTGCCTCGAGGTCGGCGGCTGCGACACCGTCGAGTTGGCACGCCGCTTCGGCACGCCGCTCTACGTCATGGATGAGGCGTGCCTGCGCGATGTGTGCCGCGCCTATCGCGGCGCGTTCGAGAAGCATTTCCAGGACTCCCTGGTCGTCTTCGCGGGCAAGGCGTTTATCACCCTCGCGATGTGCCGCATCGCCGATCAGGAGGGCCTCGGCCTCGACGTTTCCTCCAGCGGCGAACTGCACACCGCCCTGCAAGCGGACTTCCCGCCCGCGCGCATCGTCATGCACGGCAACAACAAGTCCCCCGCTGAACTGGAGATGGCCCTCGACGCTCGCGTCGGGCGCATCGTCGTCGACAGCGAGATCGAGATAGATCTCCTGCAGCGCCTGGCGCATGCCCGCGATGTCGTCGCCGATGTGCTCCTGCGCGCAACCCCCGGCATCGAGGCCCACACTCACCATTATATCCAGACCGGACAGGTGGACTCGAAATTCGGACTCAGCATCGGCGCGCGTCAGGCGCTGCCCGCGGTCGAGCATATCCTCGCCAGCCCGAATCTGCGCCTGAGCGGCCTGCACTGTCACATCGGATCCCAGCTCCTCGACCTCAAGCCCTTCGGCATCTGCGTGCGCATGATGGTGGATTTCATGCGCGACGTGCGCGACGCCACCGGTCATGTCGTCGCCGAACTCGACCTCGGCGGCGGTCTGGGCACGCGCTATCGGGCGACCGATCGTCCGCCCTCGGTCGAGGACTACGCCGCGACCATCAGCACCGCCCTGCGCGAGCAGTGCGAGCAGCATCGCCTGCCTGAGCCGCGGGTCATGGCCGAGCCCGGCCGCAGCATCGTCGGCGAGGCCGGCCTCACCCTCTACACCGTCGGCGTCATCAAACACATCCCCGGCGTGCGCACCTACGCCTCGGTGGACGGCGGCATGTCCGACAACCCTCGCCCCGCGCTCTATCAGGCGGAGTACGAGGCGATAGTCGCCAACAAGGCGTCGTTGCCCGCCAACTCCACCGTCACCATCTCCGGCAAACACTGCGAGACCGACACCCTGATCACCGACGTCGAAGTGCCCGAACTCGCCGTCGGCGACATCATCGCGGTGCAGACGACGGGCGCCTATAATTACAGCATGGCCAGCAACTACAATCGGTTCCCTCGGCCCGCCGTCGTACTCGTCCACGACGGCGAGGCCGACATCATCGTCGAGCGCGACACCCTCGACGATCTCGTCGGTCACGATCGCATCCCGCCTCACCTGGAGCGCCGCTGA
- a CDS encoding CCA tRNA nucleotidyltransferase — translation MPHRPSRDPAPLSQQGSLGVLLQRSLPRKRLQALRAAARVSRALGVPAYLIGGSVRDLLLGCPSPDLDLCVVGDGHAFARRLAAELSTPLTQDRRFLTAKIAAAGGAIDVATARRESYARPGALPRVAPGSIDDDLARRDFSVNAMALPLDPRLASQLLDPYGGRADLARRQLRVLHHRSFIDDPTRLLRAARYAARLRFHLEPSTHGLARQAVRADCLDTVSGDRIRRELFLLLDEPRTWAGVELCRRLGVLRCIHPGLSAGRRVLTGLRRISGISAWFSPGDGRAHPDCGLARLLVLADGLSLTEGDDLGPRLRLTARQRRALKSYLTAKGRVRRALSAPTLRDSVLVRALEPLPPEAVAALAATSTDRVRRRCRRFVERLRGVSARIRGDDLERLGFDPGPAWGRALAAARDARLDRRAASKDDEIRIAATILQARGARRRHR, via the coding sequence GTGCCACATCGTCCTTCCAGAGATCCGGCGCCTCTCTCCCAGCAGGGCAGCCTGGGGGTGCTGCTCCAGCGCTCACTGCCTCGCAAACGGCTGCAAGCGCTGCGCGCCGCCGCTCGCGTCTCGCGCGCCTTAGGGGTGCCCGCTTACCTCATCGGCGGCAGCGTCCGCGACCTGCTGCTCGGCTGCCCGAGCCCGGACCTCGACCTCTGCGTCGTCGGCGATGGCCACGCCTTCGCCCGCAGGTTGGCCGCTGAACTCAGCACGCCGCTGACCCAGGACCGCAGATTCCTGACTGCAAAGATCGCCGCCGCGGGAGGCGCCATTGACGTCGCCACCGCCCGCCGCGAGAGCTACGCCCGCCCCGGAGCGCTCCCCCGCGTCGCCCCGGGAAGCATCGACGACGACTTGGCACGGCGCGATTTCTCCGTCAACGCGATGGCATTGCCGCTCGATCCTCGCCTCGCATCCCAGCTCCTCGACCCCTACGGCGGGCGCGCCGACCTCGCCCGCCGTCAGCTCCGCGTCCTGCATCATCGCAGCTTCATTGATGACCCGACCCGGTTGCTGCGCGCCGCTCGTTACGCCGCGCGGCTCCGCTTTCATCTCGAGCCATCCACCCATGGACTGGCGCGGCAAGCCGTGCGCGCGGATTGCCTGGATACAGTCAGTGGCGACAGGATCCGCCGCGAGTTGTTCCTGCTGCTCGATGAACCCCGGACCTGGGCCGGCGTCGAGCTGTGCCGGCGACTCGGCGTATTGAGATGCATCCATCCCGGTCTGAGCGCCGGGCGGCGGGTCCTCACCGGGCTTCGTCGCATCTCCGGCATATCCGCTTGGTTTTCGCCCGGCGACGGACGGGCACATCCTGACTGTGGCCTCGCGCGCCTGCTCGTGCTCGCCGACGGCTTGTCACTGACGGAAGGCGATGACCTGGGCCCCCGCTTGCGGCTGACCGCGCGCCAGCGGCGCGCGCTGAAGAGCTACCTGACTGCAAAAGGCCGGGTGCGCCGCGCTCTGTCGGCGCCGACGCTGCGCGACAGCGTCCTCGTCCGCGCCCTGGAACCGCTGCCGCCGGAGGCCGTCGCCGCGCTCGCCGCGACATCAACCGATCGAGTCCGGCGCAGGTGCCGGCGTTTCGTCGAGCGGCTGCGCGGTGTCTCCGCGCGCATTCGAGGTGATGACCTCGAGCGGTTGGGCTTCGATCCAGGCCCGGCGTGGGGGCGTGCGTTGGCCGCCGCTCGCGACGCCCGCCTCGACCGCCGCGCCGCGTCGAAAGACGATGAGATCCGTATCGCTGCGACGATCCTGCAGGCCCGCGGCGCGCGCCGACGCCACCGATGA
- a CDS encoding DUF58 domain-containing protein, with the protein MLYKQTVLLTGVTFLGLTGYTLRLEQLYFMAALLAFLALGSYVVCALSVRGIDVRRGPARKIYEDQQSELRMTLTNTSRLPKLFLAIEDVLPRWLEPVGGAAPDPGRNPTHRPPAEVRFVVPMLLPGRSVELRYRVRGEKRGAFLLGPIAVSATDALGAFVVSRPVQAPQEIIVYPSPARVSPEAVAGVRSFGEADTEQLSAAGAGLEFYGIRDYRPGDALRRIHWPSTARLGDFAVVEFEESFGADMVIALDLRAGTEYGTGKDTTLEAAIRAAASLAAHAVDNGASATVIGHDARARHLASAPRPEELPTVLEVLARMQADGDTPLAAAIARVSDLVTGAAGILLTSALDETVAAAAESWLRRRAQVVVILFDAASWGADGAGDVYAFGNRLRAAGARVEVIRRGDDLQYMLGRAASDAV; encoded by the coding sequence ATGCTGTACAAGCAAACCGTCCTGCTCACCGGCGTCACCTTCCTCGGGCTGACCGGCTATACCCTCAGGCTCGAGCAATTGTATTTCATGGCCGCGCTGCTCGCGTTCCTCGCGTTGGGCTCGTACGTCGTCTGCGCGTTGTCGGTTCGCGGAATTGACGTCCGCCGCGGCCCCGCGCGCAAGATCTACGAGGACCAGCAGTCCGAACTGCGGATGACGTTGACCAACACCTCTCGTTTGCCCAAGCTCTTCCTCGCCATCGAGGATGTCCTCCCGCGCTGGCTCGAGCCGGTCGGGGGTGCCGCCCCTGACCCGGGCCGAAACCCGACCCACCGGCCGCCGGCGGAAGTGCGCTTCGTCGTACCCATGCTTCTCCCCGGGCGCTCCGTCGAACTCCGCTACCGGGTGCGTGGAGAGAAGCGCGGAGCATTCCTGCTCGGCCCGATCGCCGTGTCGGCCACCGACGCCTTGGGGGCTTTTGTCGTCTCCCGGCCGGTGCAGGCGCCACAGGAGATAATCGTCTACCCCTCGCCCGCGCGCGTTTCGCCTGAAGCCGTCGCGGGCGTTCGCAGCTTCGGCGAGGCCGATACCGAGCAGCTCTCGGCGGCCGGCGCCGGGCTTGAGTTCTACGGCATCCGCGACTACCGTCCCGGGGACGCGCTGCGCCGCATCCATTGGCCGTCCACCGCGCGGCTCGGAGATTTCGCCGTGGTCGAGTTCGAGGAGAGCTTCGGGGCCGATATGGTCATCGCCCTCGACCTGCGCGCCGGCACCGAGTACGGTACGGGCAAGGACACCACCTTGGAAGCGGCGATCAGGGCGGCGGCCTCTCTCGCCGCCCATGCGGTGGACAACGGGGCCTCGGCCACCGTCATCGGGCACGACGCGCGCGCACGGCACCTCGCGTCCGCCCCGCGACCGGAGGAACTCCCAACGGTCCTCGAGGTCCTGGCGCGCATGCAGGCCGACGGCGATACGCCGCTCGCGGCGGCAATCGCACGCGTCAGCGATCTCGTGACGGGCGCGGCCGGCATACTGCTGACCTCGGCGCTCGATGAGACGGTGGCGGCAGCGGCCGAGTCATGGCTCCGCCGCAGAGCGCAGGTCGTCGTGATCCTGTTCGACGCCGCGAGTTGGGGCGCGGACGGAGCGGGCGACGTCTACGCCTTCGGCAATCGGCTCCGGGCAGCCGGAGCGCGCGTCGAGGTGATTCGCCGCGGTGACGACCTCCAATACATGCTCGGGCGTGCGGCAAGCGACGCGGTATGA